A genomic window from Etheostoma spectabile isolate EspeVRDwgs_2016 chromosome 13, UIUC_Espe_1.0, whole genome shotgun sequence includes:
- the kcnj15 gene encoding ATP-sensitive inward rectifier potassium channel 15: protein MATRKAEFQRRIVSKDGHNNVRIDNVEGMVKLYLHDIWTTVVDMKWRYKLTLFASTFVTTWFIFGVFFFLISMGNGDFKPDLNANHTACLANVETLTGAFLFSLESQTTIGYGFRYISEECPLAIFTLVAQLVITGLAEIFITGAFLAKLARPKKRAETIKFSQFAVVCRLQGKLCLMVRVANMRKSLLIQCQLTGKLLHSNMTEEGEKTQIHQSSVDFHMDSTAECPFLILPLTFYHVLDEHSPLAGLNAENLHTRDFELLVTLNATMESTAATCQSRTSYVPQEILWGYEFQPVLFSSTGGRYVADFNFFDKVQVSNDAAFLSHNTEKLKLGEGFKKE from the coding sequence ATGGCGACCAGGAAGGCCGAGTTCCAGCGAAGGATTGTGTCCAAAGATGGCCACAACAACGTGCGGATCGACAACGTGGAGGGCATGGTGAAGCTGTACCTGCACGACATCTGGACCACCGTGGTGGACATGAAGTGGCGCTACAAACTCACTCTGTTCGCCTCCACCTTTGTCACGACTTGGTTCATCTTCggggtcttttttttcttgatcaGCATGGGCAACGGAGACTTTAAGCCCGATCTGAACGCCAACCACACGGCCTGCTTGGCGAACGTGGAGACCCTCACCGGAGCCTTCCTGTTCTCGCTGGAGTCTCAGACCACCATCGGTTATGGGTTTCGTTACATCTCAGAGGAGTGCCCTCTGGCTATCTTCACTCTGGTGGCGCAGCTCGTCATCACCGGCCTGGCAGAGATCTTCATCACCGGGGCCTTCTTGGCCAAACTGGCTCGCCCCAAGAAACGGGCGGAGACCATCAAGTTCAGCCAGTTTGCTGTGGTCTGCCGGTTACAGGGAAAGCTGTGTCTGATGGTGAGAGTAGCCAACATGAGGAAGAGCCTTCTGATCCAGTGCCAGCTAACAGGAAAGCTCCTCCACTCTAATATGACAGAGGAAGGCGAGAAGACCCAAATCCACCAGAGCTCTGTGGACTTTCACATGGACTCCACTGCAGAGTGCCCCTTCCTCATCCTTCCGCTCACCTTCTACCACGTTCTGGACGAGCACAGCCCGCTGGCCGGACTCAATGCTGAAAACCTGCACACTCGGGATTTTGAGCTGCTGGTGACCCTCAACGCCACCATGGAGTCGACGGCCGCCACGTGCCAGAGCCGCACCTCCTACGTACCTCAGGAGATCCTCTGGGGTTACGAGTTCCAGCCGGTGCTGTTTAGCAGCACAGGCGGCCGTTATGTGGCAGatttcaacttttttgacaAGGTGCAAGTGAGCAATGATGCAGCCTTCCTTAGTCACAACACAGAGAAGCTCAAACTTGGAGAGGGCTTTAAGAAAGAATAA
- the smg8 gene encoding protein SMG8: MKEVNMSFPVSIGALLKADLQEDAASRDEGLCVVGIFGKSNMQPGPPKEAFINNLADKHIFSLFGGPEDGGTADSHIQAFYSQENRVLYLLLSSVCDSRQLLRACESLSAGTGHSDAHDFWKGLDRQHCLHLLYMFSVCHVLLLVHPNQTFDVTYDRLFRALDALRQKVLPLIRAAIKDCPVSKEWKVNCRPCPPRLLFVFQMNGSLKVSANGSESGGNPDKPKKHSPRRRLQHALEDQIYRIFRKSRVLTNQSSNCLFTVPANQAFVYVIPAADEDPVGALLGQLRSNCILCEQDTVTVVSGPRRYQQMRRSVRQSSCGGDLGGMSMGGQLVDYSLKEFLWQHVELVLTKKGFDDSVGRNPQPSHFELPTYSKWVQVASRLHQVLISNTEEELAELAAKVQGQLKVLEAFLDADAKFSENRCQKALPLAHSAYQSNLPHNYTTTVHKNQLAQALRVYSQHARGVAFQRYALQLHEDCYKFWSNGHQLCEERSLTDQHCVHKFHLLPQPGEKPDLDRNPPIMNHNSRGRSTSSCNCGRKQAPREDPFDIQAANYDFYQILEEKCCGKLERIEFPVFQPSTPDPAPACNQAQRLPSEASGSGEAERLKEPSTAQSHTPGDPSLSLALSLGQSTDSLGPYADGDGTETQVQQKRPSLVDRQPSTVEYLPGMMHSGCPKGLLPKFSSWSLVKLGPAKSYNCHTGLEQPGFLPGSSFLLPWDLVIRSRSEEDTGLTEPLDGGTSSWPAPNKTLVGKRGSTGGLGRGRRRDDMARIFVGFEYEDSRGRRFISCGPDKIVKVLGPGGAKEPATRVLNTDMPLNIQSPSQGRGLKPHFAQLARLFIVVPDAPLEVTLNPQVMPGPPPCPVFHPEKTDIVLPPDGLWVLRFPYSYATDRGPCYPPKENQPLNNYKVLRGILKATTANPPPQ; encoded by the exons ATGAAGGAAGTAAACATGTCTTTCCCTGTGAGTATCGGGGCTCTGCTTAAGGCAGACCTCCAGGAGGACGCTGCTAGCCGCGACGAGGGCTTGTGTGTAGTCGGTATTTTTGGTAAAAGCAACATGCAACCCGGACCACCGAAGGAGGCTTTTATCAATAATCTGGCGGACAAACACATCTTCTCGCTGTTCGGCGGACCGGAGGACGGCGGCACGGCGGACAGCCACATCCAGGCCTTCTACAGCCAGGAGAACCGGGTGCTGTACCTGCTGCTCTCCTCCGTCTGCGACAGCCGGCAGCTTCTGCGGGCCTGCGAGTCTCTGAGCGCCGGCACGGGCCACTCCGACGCCCACGACTTCTGGAAAGGCCTGGACCGACAGCACTGCCTCCATCTGCTCTACATGTTCTCCGTGTGCCACGTCCTCCTGCTCGTCCACCCCAACCAGACCTTCGATGTGACCTACGACCGGCTCTTCAGAGCCCTGGACGCCCTGCGGCAGAAGGTGCTGCCCCTGATCCGAGCCGCCATCAAAGACTGTCCGGTGTCCAAAGAGTGGAAGGTGAACTGTCGGCCCTGCCCTCCACGCCTGCTCTTCGTCTTCCAGATGAACGGCTCTCTGAAG GTCTCTGCAAACGGTTCAGAGTCTGGGGGAAACCCGGACAAGCCCAAAAAGCACTCTCCCAGGAGGAGGTTGCAGCATGCCCTGGAGGACCAAATCTATCGGATCTTCCGTAAAAGCAGAGTCCTGACCAACCAGAGCAGCAACTGCTTGTTCACCGTGCCCGCCAACCAAGCGTTTGTGTACGTGATACCGGCAGCAGACGAGGACCCTGTGGGTGCCCTGCTTGGTCAGCTGCGGTCCAACTGCATCTTGTGTGAACAAGACACCGTCACGGTGGTGTCAGGGCCGAGGCGTTATCAGCAGATGCGACGTTCTGTTCGGCAGTCCAGCTGCGGCGGAGACCTAGGCGGCATGTCGATGGGCGGTCAGCTGGTGGACTACAGCCTGAAGGAATTCCTCTGGCAGCACGTGGAGCTGGTGCTCACTAAGAAAGGCTTTGACGACAGCGTCGGCCGCAACCCACAACCTTCCCACTTCGAGCTGCCGACCTACTCCAAATGGGTCCAGGTCGCCTCCAGGCTCCACCAAGTCCTGATTAGCAACACAGAAGAAGAATTAGCCGAGCTAGCCGCGAAAGTGCAAGGCCAACTGAAGGTTTTGGAGGCTTTTCTCGATGCTGACGCAAAGTTCTCTGAGAACAGGTGTCAGAAAGCTCTGCCACTGGCTCACAGCGCTTACCAGTCCAACCTTCCCCATAACTACACCACCACAGTGCACAAAAACCAGCTGGCGCAGGCTCTGCGGGTGTACAGCCAGCATGCCCGGGGAGTTGCTTTCCAGCGCTACGCACTGCAGCTTCACGAGGACTGCTACAAGTTCTGGAGCAACGGCCACCAGCTGTGTGAGGAGCGAAGCCTGACCGACCAACACTGTGTTCACAAGTTCCACCTGCTGCCTCAGCCAG GAGAGAAGCCAGATCTGGATCGCAATCCACCAATCATGAACCACAACAGCAGGGGGCGCTCCACCAGCTCCTGTAACTGCGGCAGGAAACAGGCTCCTCGTGAGGATCCGTTTGACATCCAAGCTGCTAATTATGACTTCTACCAG ATACTGGAGGAGAAATGCTGCGGGAAGCTGGAGAGGATTGAGTTTCCGGTGTTCCAGCCTAGCACTCCTGACCCAGCTCCGGCCTGCAACCAAGCCCAGCGACTCCCAAGTGAGGCCTCAGGGTCGGGTGAGGCAGAGAGGCTGAAGGAGCCAAGCACTGCTCAGAGCCACACACCTGGAGACCCCAGCCTCAGCCTGGCTCTCAGTCTAGGCCAGTCCACAGACAGCCTGGGGCCCTACGCGGACGGAGATGGCACCGAAACCCAAGTCCAGCAAAAGAGGCCAAGCCTTGTTGACCGCCAGCCCTCCACTGTGGAGTACCTCCCGGGTATGATGCACTCCGGCTGCCCCAAGGGCCTGCTACCCAAGTTCTCCAGCTGGTCGCTGGTCAAACTGGGCCCAGCCAAGTCCTACAACTGCCACACCGGTCTGGAACAGCCAGGCTTCCTACCCGGCTCCTCCTTCCTCTTGCCGTGGGACTTGGTGATCCGCTCTCGGTCCGAGGAGGACACCGGACTGACGGAGCCTTTGGATGGAGGCACCTCCTCGTGGCCAGCCCCAAACAAGACCCTGGTGGGTAAGCGAGGGAGCACCGGAGGGCTGGGTAGGGGTCGCAGGAGGGATGACATGGCTCGGATCTTCGTGGGGTTCGAGTATGAAGACAGTAGAGGAAGACGCTTCATCAGCTGCGGGCCGGATAAGATAGTGAAGGTGCTGGGGCCAGGGGGCGCCAAAGAACCCGCCACCAGGGTGCTAAACACCGACATGCCGCTGAACATCCAGTCCCCTTCACAGGGCCGCGGCCTGAAGCCTCACTTCGCCCAGCTGGCTcgcctttttattgtggtgcCGGACGCCCCACTGGAGGTTACCCTCAACCCACAG GTGATGCCCGGTCCTCCTCCCTGCCCAGTTTTCCACCCAGAGAAGACCGATATAGTGTTGCCACCTGATGGCCTTTGGGTTCTGCGGTTCCCTTATTCCTACGCAACAGATCGGGGCCCCTGTTACCCCCCAAAAGAGAACCAACCACTCAACAACTACAAGGTGCTACGAGGCATCCTGAAGGCCACGACTGCTAACCCTCCACCACAGTAA